Genomic window (Streptomyces yatensis):
TCGCGAACACCGTGCCCAGGACCGCGATCCCCAGGGCGTAGCCCAGCTGCCGGAAGGTGTTCACCGCGCCGCTGGCCATGCCCGCCCGCTCCGGCGGGGCCGAGCCGAGGGCCGCCGAGACCAGCACCGGCATGGCCAGGCCGATCCCCAGACCGGCCAGCGCCAGGCCCGGGACGAAGGCCGTCCAGTCCGCGTCCGGGGTCACCATGGCCGCGTTGACCAGCGCGCCCGCGCCCACCAGCAGCAGTCCGCCGCCGAGCGACCGCCCGGGGGCGACCCGGTCCAGCAGCCGTCCGCCCGCCGCGCCGACGACCAGCGAGACGCCCGCCATCGGCGTCACCGCGAGCCCCGCCTGCACCGGGCTCATCCCCAGCACCGACTGCAGCCACAGCCCGGCGTAGGTGAGGTACGGGAAGGCCCCCGCCTGCAGCAGCAGGGCCGCGGCCATCAGCACCGCGAACGTCGGGCGGCGCAGCAGCCCCAGGTCCAGCAGCGGCTGCCGCTTTCCGCGCTCCACCAAGGCGAAGGCGAGCAGCGCGATCGCGGCCGTCACCAGCGCGGCGACCGTGCCGGTGTCGGCCCAGCCCTCCTCGCCGCCGCGCATCAGCCCATACGTCAGCGCCCCGGCGCACACCGTGAACGAGGCGGCGCCCGGCCAGTCGATCCGTACGCCCGGCGCGCCGCGCGACTCCTCGATGGAACGGACCGTGATCCACACCGCGATCGCCGTCAGCGGCAGATTGACCAGGAAGATCGCCCGCCAGTCGACGTACTCGGTGAGCACCCCGCCCATCACCGGGCCGATCGCCGCGGCCGCCCCGCTCGTACCGCCCCACACCCCGAAGGCGATACCGCGGTCGCGTCCGGAGTAGGTCGCCATCAGCAGCGGGGTGTTGGTGGCGAACATGGCCGCCGCTCCCACGCCCTGGACGGCGCGGGCCGCGATCAGCACCCCGGCGTCCGGTGCCAGACCGCAGACCAGGGAGGAGAGCGCGAACACCGCGAGGCCGACGAGATACAGCCGCCGCCGTCCGAAGAGGTCCGCCGCAGAACCGGCCACCATCAGCAGCGCGGCCAGCGCCAGCGCGTAGATGTCCATCACCCACTGGAGGGAGGTGAAGGACGCGTCGAGTCCCCGCGCCACCTGGGGCAGGGCGGTGTTCACAATCGTGACGTCTATCAACAGCATGAAATTGCCGAGCGTGATGGCGGCGAGCGGCCACCATGATCTGCGCATGACTGACTCCGGGATTCGGGACGTGCCGACAAGGGGACGCGAGGGCCGGCCCCCGATGGCGGCCCGGCGGTCCCCGCGGCTCTTACGGTCGTCCTGGCCGGTCCGCTCTTCCAGCCAGTACCGCCTCGGTGGCGATATCCGACGTCCGCTAGCTTTGTGCGGTGGAATCCGACGCGTACGACGACCTGGACCGGGCGCTGGTGCACGCCCTTCAGCTCGACGGCCGGGCCCCCTTCAGCCGACTCGCCGAGGTGCTGGGCGTCTCCGATCAGACCGTGGCCCGCCGCTACACCCGGCTGCGGACGACCGGAGCGATCCGGGTCCTGGGGCTCACCGACCCGGCGGCGGTCGGCGATGTGGTCTGGCTGGTGCGGGTGCGGTGCCTGCCGGACGCCGCGCTGCCGGTGGCCGAGGCGATGGCCCGGCGGACCGACACCTCCTGGGTGCATGTGCTCTCCGACGGCACCGAGGTCGCCGCGTCGACACGAGCCGCGTCCGGCCTGGACAGCGATGCCCTGCTGCTGCGCAAACTCCCGCAGACGCCACGGGTGGTGGGGGTGAGCGCGCACTGCGTGCTGCATGAGTTCTACGGCGGCGATCAGGGCCTGGTCAACAAGACCGATGCGCTGACGGCCGAACAGGTCGGGCGGCTGCGCCCGCCCGCGCCGGACCGGTCGAAGCGGCCGCGCGGCCCGGTGGGCGCCGAGGACCGCAAGCTGCTGGACGTCCTCGCACGGGACGGCCGCGCGCCACTGGCCGAACTGGCCGCCGCCACCGGCTGGTCGCAGTCGACGGTGCGCCGCCGGCTGGCCGGTCTGCGCGCCGACGGCACCCTGTACTTCGACGTCGACTACACCCACCGGATGTTCCGTCAGGGCGTCACCACCACGATGTGGCTGTCGGTAAGGCCGTCGGATCTCGCCGCCACCGGGCAGGCGCTCGCGGACCACCCCGAGGTGGCGTTCGCATGTGCGACCACCGGAACGAAGAATCTGATGGCGACCGTGGTCTGCGCCGATGTCCCGGCCCTCTACACCTATCTGACGACCCGCATCGCCGAACTGCCCTCCGTGCTGGACATGGAGACCTCCCCGATCCTCCGACGGGTCAAGGGCCCCGGGCCGCTGCTCACCCCTCCCTCCCGGGTGCCTCTGCGTGCCTCCTGAACGACCCGCGCAGCGGCGGTAGTTGGAGGAAGGTCCGAAACTCCGCTGGTCGAACTCTGTTCATCTCTACGTCGGTGTAGATCTTGACGGTTGTCAGGGACCTGCCCAACTCTTGGCGTGCGCTGGATCACACCGCGCCGCCCCCGCGCCACAAGCCATTGAGGGGGCGTCAGAAGTGAAAAAACGGGAGGAACCGGAATGCGTCGCCTCGTCACGAGTCTCGCGGCCACCGCTGTCACCGCG
Coding sequences:
- a CDS encoding MFS transporter; translated protein: MRRSWWPLAAITLGNFMLLIDVTIVNTALPQVARGLDASFTSLQWVMDIYALALAALLMVAGSAADLFGRRRLYLVGLAVFALSSLVCGLAPDAGVLIAARAVQGVGAAAMFATNTPLLMATYSGRDRGIAFGVWGGTSGAAAAIGPVMGGVLTEYVDWRAIFLVNLPLTAIAVWITVRSIEESRGAPGVRIDWPGAASFTVCAGALTYGLMRGGEEGWADTGTVAALVTAAIALLAFALVERGKRQPLLDLGLLRRPTFAVLMAAALLLQAGAFPYLTYAGLWLQSVLGMSPVQAGLAVTPMAGVSLVVGAAGGRLLDRVAPGRSLGGGLLLVGAGALVNAAMVTPDADWTAFVPGLALAGLGIGLAMPVLVSAALGSAPPERAGMASGAVNTFRQLGYALGIAVLGTVFATRVRDMVDDSGAVPARATGQAAEAISGGHADAVIAAAPPAHADAARTLVHESFAAGLDRICLISGIAALAAGLLVLAVVRGGPGGALPKPTPEQSPAEPIHA
- a CDS encoding Lrp/AsnC family transcriptional regulator, producing MESDAYDDLDRALVHALQLDGRAPFSRLAEVLGVSDQTVARRYTRLRTTGAIRVLGLTDPAAVGDVVWLVRVRCLPDAALPVAEAMARRTDTSWVHVLSDGTEVAASTRAASGLDSDALLLRKLPQTPRVVGVSAHCVLHEFYGGDQGLVNKTDALTAEQVGRLRPPAPDRSKRPRGPVGAEDRKLLDVLARDGRAPLAELAAATGWSQSTVRRRLAGLRADGTLYFDVDYTHRMFRQGVTTTMWLSVRPSDLAATGQALADHPEVAFACATTGTKNLMATVVCADVPALYTYLTTRIAELPSVLDMETSPILRRVKGPGPLLTPPSRVPLRAS